aaagaaaattaaggatagaaaagaaaagtttgCTACTTTGTTGCAGCCCCTAGGAAGTAGGAACTCTCTGTATATCAAAACTATAAGACATAGCGAATCCTATGAATGTGAGGAAGCcaatttgaagagttcaaaccaccTCCAGTTAATAGAGTTTACACAATGCCACTCAAATGAAAAAGTACAAGAAGGAAATGTCCCATAATCCCGGCAGTTCCAAGAGAACTTGAAGAGGCTCACAATAACATCTTATGGCGGAAAATATGGTAAAAAAGATGCACAAAATGTAAGATCCTCCCTCCCCTCTAAACCAGCTACTCTTGCTCAAACATCTGATTCTTAACAAAATTCTTCAAGTATGTGACCATGAGGTTAGTGTAAATGCATTTCTAAGTGATTTCCAGCACTAAAGACACTacaatttttagaatttctcGAACTAGAAGAATGCAAATTCTCTCAGCTACAGAATTTTCAAATTAGCTATGACTCTAAACTAGGAATGGGTTAGATGTCCGTTACTATTacgaaaggaaaagaaaatgtaacTGGAATCATTTCACAACCACACCATATTTCCTGTGTGTATTTCTTAAATCAGAAAACTCATGGACCTACCTAAAGGAGTCTTGAAACACTAAGACATTGCTAATCGTGGCAAGCTTGAGTCTTCAATGAAGGACACCAGTTGCCTTGAATCCCATTTCAAGACGAATTGCCAGTCAATTGAAATGAATTTCAATCTTAGGATCCAAGAACTGCAAGGCCTTTGCCTATTGAGCTGCATAACCTGACACCTTGTAAGGAATTGTAAATCAGTGATTTCCCTAAGCTCTCATCATTGCCATAGGATGGGCTTCCTACAACACTTAGTCACCAGGACATTGAGTTTGAGGATTGCTTATAACGACATGGTGCCAAAAAGAGGAAGGGGAAGAATCAATCGAGATATTCCAAAACCCTGGCAAACAAAGAGGTTTTCTGGAAAAAGCAGGCTACTTATTCAATCAGGTACAAACATGAGTGTCACTTGATTCTTCTTCTAGTCTTGGCAGtgcaagaaaaccaaaaaagaaactTGGTTCTTAATCACAGATCAAAGACACAATCCAACAAATGTTCTGTATGGCTATCAAAAACTGGAAATCCATCAGATTTTCTCCTTTTCTGATCTTCAGAAAAGTTGTCCATTTTTTGTCAGCAAACAAAGTGCCCTTCACAGAATTTTGACTTATGTTATATGAATGAACACTAGTGACTATATCTGTTGGTGATCTACCGTAGACTATAAAGAGATGTGGCAGTTGAAGTAAGATGCTAGTTGAAGCAAACTGATATGTATTCCAAGGCTTTTGAAAGAAATGACACAAAAGATTTAACACAACCagtaaatgaaaatcaaaggaGCAAAAAGAGGAAacatattattgaaaatattttattacataaGAGCTATACTGCAAGCTTGAGACTTCAGACTGAACCTTTAAAATAGGTACATCTGGAAATAAAGTCATAGAATGAGTTCAAATATCTTGCAAGCCTCACATTGGATGTACAATGCAGTTAGGCTGAATTGGGTATATACATGGAACTGGGGTGTAAACCTACAGCCTCTATCAAGATGCTCTGAGTAGGCCTCACCTAGACGAACTTGCAAACAGTCCAAATTAACCTGACATTTGAAGAAACCAAGTTAACCAAGAAGTATCTTTAGAAAAAGTATGCAATGAGTCAATGATGGACACATAGTACCTGGTCACCTCTTTCAAGTCCAAGCTCACAAAGAGTGCAATAGATGAGATGATTGTTCTGCCGTAGCTTCCCTTTCTTGCAGATGGGACACCATATCTCCTTGCAGCCCTACCGTTCACATCAGATACTTTACACTCTCATTTACtagccaaagaaaaacaaggcAGAGATAACAGCAAAGGGGCTATAGTAATTGAAAGGGATTTCAATTGACTTGACcaataagaaattgaaaaaaaaagccATTGatgtatcaaaaaaatatagtatgtgGAAAGGGGAGAACAAGAATTCCACAtaaacaaggaaaagaaaaacagtgGAATGACACCCCAGAAgatgttaaagaaaagaaagcttGCCAACAAAGAAATTGCTTTAGTTTATTaagattttaaaacaaaatttacaaaCTGATAAACAAATCAACCAAAATTTTAAGAGCCCAATAAAGTGTTTGACAAAAATAAGGGCTCATCAGGGCATTTTCTCAAAAGGTCCTTTGGAATTTGCAatatattctttttgaaaatagatggaatcataaataagaaaaaggtAAGGAGCTTTAAGTGATTTctgttttatattattaaagttCCTTAGGAATTGTGATCCTAAAATCACAATTCCTGACAAACCCCCCTCCTTTCTCTAGAACCCTATCCAAGGATAAGATCTAAAGCATGACACAGGTGGAATTATGTTGATGtgatatatatgtatgtgtgtatagagagagaaatgaaCAATAAGTTATAATGGTGTTCCACAACAGCATGATAAATATGTGTAGAACCTAAATTTCTTGTCCAGACCTTGTCATCTTCGAGCCGCAAATTCTCAAAAATCGCAGGATCTAGGTAATCCTCGTCTTCTTCTTCTGTAGTTCCATTACAGCCATCTAGCTTTGCAATGTATCCAAATTATTAACTTACCAaagacaaaatataaaattggaTAATAACtaattcaaatttgaaagtCATGGCTAATTTTGCctcaaggaaaaacaaaaataggatTGAAGTTTCAGTCAGCCGGTTTTTTGATGTATGTAGAACTTTTACAACCTTAAATACATTATCAACACTCaaaaatttgtataaaaaaaaaaaggacaaagaaACCCAAAGTTTCAAGTTAAACGTAGAAACTTTAAAATGCATGAAGTTTATGAAAACATAACTGTCAGAGGCTAAAATTCCCTCACTCATGGCTCAAAGTGAATCACTTAACATGCTCAAAACTTGGTCAGCCAGTGTTCCATCTTAAAGGCGTATGtcatattcatatattaataaaaacaaaagttatGGACAACATGCAACAAATATCCTCGCCACTTCATTTAAATTACCATATAAGATTCTAGTAAATGGAGTTCAGTATGTCCAAGAAAAGGCAAACGTCTTTCCGTCTTATTGTTTTCCTGTATATTGTGTTTGTTTTCATCTGCTGTTATATGTGTTCAATGAATGTAACTTAGAAAACTTCAAGTCAGCTGCTATGTGTTTAAGGACTGTAACTTGGAACACTTCAAGCATACGGTTGAGCCACAGGAAAGACAATCAAGTTACCAAAGAGAAAGTTGCTGCAGGACTGGAATAACACAACTGAATTTAAACACGATTTAAACAGTTTTTTCAAGCAAGCCACTTATACCTCTGTGTGTTTGATTCATCCTGATATCTTCATAGAACATCCTTTGTAGTTCCAGCATAACCTCCTCACATTCAAAGTGAGAAGCAGTATGAAGACCATCATATTCCCACAACATGTCCTCATCAACTTTGGCAGTGGAAGTTGGAATTTCAGAACAACCACTTAAAGCTGAGGTCCTAAATCTTTGCAGTTCATCAGAAAAGATTTCCCGAACAGTGGATTCCATGAACTCCTAAAACCCAAATTCGACACAATAATCAGATAACGAAACATGTAAAACTTTTGACAAGAGAGAGAGGATCTGAACTAGACCTCGTCCAGGATAGAAAATCTTGAAAAACCAAACGAATATGAACAACAATTTCAGTTTGAAGATAATTTCAACACTATCTATAGACACTAAAAGATATTAGTAATCAAGAGGCAGAAAACCAGATAATAATCCATGCCTTTTGAGTTGAAGACTGATCCGCAGATAACCTCATCTTCCAAAGCAAGTCATTTCGCTCTTCTTTCACTCTTCTGAAGCAGTTCTCTCTGAGCTGCATTCAAGGCAACGCGAATTTCTGAGATTTTCACTTTCCCCCTCAGTTTGAGATTTGCCAAACAGAAGAATCGGTAATTGAGatggtaaaaaaatattgaaaaagaagaaacctTGTGGAGCCAAGGGGGACGACGTTGAGAGTCTTTGATGGAAAGCCTTCTTCCACGACCTTCGTCTTTCTCCATAGCTACGCGCCAGATAGAAGAAGGGATCCGATTGTCCAAGCTACGAATTAGAAACGGGGAAAAGGGGGTGGGTTTCACAAAACGATGCGTTTTGAAGCCCCAAAGCAGAGCCCGCGGGAAAACATTTATTTGTGCCATAATTGCCATTGGGCATTGGGGTGGTTGCTACCTGCTACTTGCTAGCCTTCGATGaagaaaataagggaaaatttgtatttaagatttgaaaatagttgtcacttgttttcaagaataaaattatgctttagaatttaaatatgaaaattagttttttctgAATGATTTTCCTTCCAGATATCATACACTTGCATACaatgtaaaagtttttaaaatcttctccATATTTTCAAGTATAGCTCAAAAcattatacaaaaaataatctatttttagaacaaaatctcaaaaaaattgttttatgagttagaaaactgttttccattctaaacaacaaaaaactgtttccaaACAAGGCTTAGGCACCTGCTCTAGTCCTCCAACAAACATAGTTGCTCTAGCTTTTGCAACCATGGCATGGAGGTAGTATGAAGAAAGGGAAATGGAGAACAATTGCTTCCAACCATGTTCCTAGACCAAGCACACGTCTCAAACAAGAAGGCATTGGAATCTGAAACagcattttccatcattttcatattcataTTCATCTTTGCTTGCTTACAAATAACAACTTACTCACCCCTGAGGGAATCAAGTACCACCTTGATATACAGTTACAGACCTCCTTCACAATATTCATTCAAAAACTGATTCCCAGGCCCCCTGTGTGAAGAACCACCACATTCTCAACACCAATCACTAACCCTCAGAAAGCTGCAACTGATTGTTGCCATTGCATTAATCTTATACCTATTGTTTTAGGAGTGTTTAACTCTTGATTGGGACTAATGGGATGGCTTCTTGGCTATCTCCAGTGCCATTCAGACAAGGTGGCTTGGCTGCTCCATAGTAAAAGAACGCCATTATCTTCGACAATTCATCTGCCG
This region of Vitis vinifera cultivar Pinot Noir 40024 chromosome 5, ASM3070453v1 genomic DNA includes:
- the LOC100250911 gene encoding uncharacterized protein LOC100250911 → MAIMAQINVFPRALLWGFKTHRFVKPTPFSPFLIRSLDNRIPSSIWRVAMEKDEGRGRRLSIKDSQRRPPWLHKLRENCFRRVKEERNDLLWKMRLSADQSSTQKEFMESTVREIFSDELQRFRTSALSGCSEIPTSTAKVDEDMLWEYDGLHTASHFECEEVMLELQRMFYEDIRMNQTHRDGCNGTTEEEDEDYLDPAIFENLRLEDDKGCKEIWCPICKKGKLRQNNHLIYCTLCELGLERGDQVNLDCLQVRLGEAYSEHLDRGCRFTPQFHVYTQFSLTALYIQCEACKIFELIL